In Streptomyces sp. NBC_01426, one genomic interval encodes:
- a CDS encoding trimeric intracellular cation channel family protein codes for MLHDLFPPGIQHALDLAGIFVFATAGALLAVRKNFDIFGIAVLALVTALGGGLFRDLVIGAVPPAAFGELSFFVTPLVAAGLVFFLHPEVQRINRAINVFDAAGLGLFCVTGTTKAYEYGLGLTASASLGLATAVGGGVLRDVLVNEVPSLLRDREMYAVPAVVGASMVALFIAFDTLNGLTTAAAIITTFVLRLLAIRYHWRAPLAWNRRSAVAEEP; via the coding sequence GTGCTCCACGATCTCTTCCCGCCCGGCATCCAGCACGCCCTGGACCTCGCGGGCATTTTTGTCTTCGCCACCGCGGGCGCCCTGCTCGCCGTGCGCAAGAACTTCGACATCTTCGGCATCGCCGTGCTCGCGCTCGTCACCGCCCTCGGCGGCGGTCTCTTCCGCGACCTCGTCATCGGCGCCGTCCCGCCCGCCGCCTTCGGGGAGCTCAGCTTCTTCGTGACACCGCTGGTCGCCGCCGGGCTGGTCTTCTTCCTGCACCCCGAAGTCCAGCGGATCAACCGCGCCATCAACGTCTTCGACGCGGCCGGCCTCGGACTGTTCTGCGTGACGGGCACGACCAAGGCGTACGAGTACGGCCTCGGGCTGACCGCGTCCGCCTCGCTGGGGCTGGCCACGGCGGTCGGGGGAGGCGTGCTGCGCGACGTGCTGGTCAACGAGGTCCCCTCGCTGCTGCGCGACCGCGAGATGTACGCGGTGCCCGCGGTCGTCGGCGCCTCGATGGTGGCCCTCTTCATCGCCTTCGACACGCTCAACGGCCTCACCACCGCCGCCGCGATCATCACCACCTTCGTGCTCCGGCTGCTCGCGATCCGTTACCACTGGCGGGCGCCGCTGGCCTGGAACCGCCGGTCCGCCGTGGCCGAAGAGCCGTAA
- a CDS encoding N-acetylmuramoyl-L-alanine amidase: protein MVREGGKTRDAAPGTATGKGSGRTRRAVLFGGLGVIAAAAVVGQDELRRAWWLLPGVSKPRKEGELDYAAANWTAASPANWRPADRPDDYRVDRIVVHVTQGGFESSVDAFKNPWHKASAHYIVRQDGHVEQMVRELDVAFHAGNRSMNERSVGIEHVGFVDRPRDFTDAMYAASAELAADVCRRYDIPADREHIVGHSEVPGADHTDPGRHWDWNRYVRMVGEALARKPATG from the coding sequence ATGGTGCGTGAGGGTGGGAAGACGCGGGACGCGGCTCCGGGCACGGCGACCGGCAAGGGGTCGGGCCGGACCCGCAGGGCCGTGCTGTTCGGGGGGCTCGGGGTGATCGCGGCCGCGGCCGTCGTCGGGCAGGACGAGCTCAGACGCGCCTGGTGGCTGCTGCCCGGGGTGTCCAAGCCGCGCAAGGAAGGCGAGCTGGACTACGCGGCCGCGAACTGGACGGCGGCCTCGCCGGCGAACTGGCGGCCGGCGGACCGGCCCGACGACTACCGCGTGGACCGGATTGTCGTGCATGTCACACAGGGCGGGTTCGAGTCCTCGGTGGACGCCTTCAAGAACCCGTGGCACAAGGCGTCGGCGCACTACATAGTCCGCCAGGACGGCCATGTCGAGCAGATGGTGCGCGAACTGGACGTGGCCTTCCACGCCGGGAACCGGTCCATGAACGAGCGCAGTGTCGGCATCGAGCACGTGGGCTTCGTGGACCGGCCGCGGGACTTCACGGACGCGATGTACGCGGCCTCGGCCGAGCTGGCCGCCGATGTCTGCCGGAGGTACGACATACCGGCCGACCGGGAGCACATCGTGGGCCACTCCGAGGTGCCGGGCGCCGATCACACGGACCCGGGCCGCCACTGGGACTGGAACCGCTACGTCCGCATGGTCGGGGAAGCCCTGGCCCGCAAGCCCGCGACCGGCTGA
- a CDS encoding ABC transporter substrate-binding protein, with protein sequence MTAACGGGKDEGKKSEGANDKGYSGASTALVNASDAKGGELKLWSPQDVDYLDPARAYYGFVWNLQRLYVRQLFAYDSKPGAAGTKLVPDLAEAAPVLSNDGKTYTVKIKDGVKFEDGTPITSKDFKYGIERVFAQDVLSGGPTYLVDLLDQGQKYPGPYKDTDPNKLGLKSVQTPDDKTIVFNLASANSDFNYLLAMPSSSPVPAAKDQGAGYTNKPVSTGPYKVESFTAGKGATFVRNENWDPKTDTIRKGLPDKVSFTVTTNPDDMDQRLLSGDIDLAVDGTGVQQAAKNKILKDANLKKNADNPFTGYIRYFAFPQTVAPFENIECRKAVIYAADPKSLQNARGGPTSGDLGANMLPPGIPGSDKSFDPWGLTAGKAQEQKAKDALKACGKPDGFETTIAVRNNRAPEVKTAESLQASLAKVGIKATIDQYDGKLSSSTIGSPENVKKKNYGIIVMGWGADYNSGSGFLQPLVDGSFILPNGNNNYTMLDDPEVNGLFDKAANAATPDAAAPFYTDINKKIMEKALYLPINFDKALIYHNPRLTNVYFNDSMGRIDLAVLGVAK encoded by the coding sequence ATGACCGCCGCGTGTGGCGGTGGCAAGGACGAGGGCAAGAAGTCCGAGGGCGCGAACGACAAGGGCTACAGCGGTGCCTCCACGGCCCTGGTGAACGCCTCGGACGCCAAGGGCGGTGAGCTCAAGCTCTGGTCGCCGCAGGACGTCGACTACCTCGACCCGGCGCGTGCCTACTACGGCTTCGTGTGGAACCTTCAGCGCCTCTACGTCCGCCAGCTCTTCGCGTACGACAGCAAGCCGGGCGCCGCGGGCACCAAGCTGGTCCCGGACCTCGCCGAGGCCGCGCCGGTCCTGAGCAACGACGGCAAGACGTACACCGTCAAGATCAAGGACGGCGTGAAGTTCGAGGACGGCACGCCGATCACCTCGAAGGACTTCAAGTACGGCATCGAGCGCGTCTTCGCGCAGGACGTGCTGTCCGGCGGCCCGACGTACCTGGTCGACCTGCTCGACCAGGGCCAGAAGTACCCCGGCCCGTACAAGGACACCGACCCGAACAAGCTGGGTCTGAAGTCGGTCCAGACGCCGGACGACAAGACGATCGTCTTCAACCTGGCCAGCGCCAACTCGGACTTCAACTACCTGCTGGCGATGCCGTCCTCCTCGCCCGTCCCGGCGGCCAAGGACCAGGGCGCGGGCTACACCAACAAGCCCGTCTCCACCGGTCCTTACAAGGTCGAGAGCTTCACCGCGGGCAAGGGCGCCACCTTCGTCCGCAACGAGAACTGGGACCCGAAGACGGACACGATCCGCAAGGGTCTGCCGGACAAGGTCAGCTTCACGGTCACGACCAACCCGGACGACATGGACCAGCGCCTGCTCTCCGGCGACATCGACCTCGCCGTCGACGGCACCGGTGTCCAGCAGGCCGCGAAGAACAAGATCCTCAAGGACGCGAACCTCAAGAAGAACGCGGACAACCCGTTCACGGGCTACATCCGCTACTTCGCCTTCCCGCAGACGGTCGCGCCGTTCGAGAACATCGAGTGCCGCAAGGCCGTCATCTACGCGGCCGACCCGAAGTCGCTCCAGAACGCCCGCGGTGGCCCGACCAGCGGTGACCTCGGCGCGAACATGCTGCCGCCCGGCATCCCCGGCTCGGACAAGTCCTTCGACCCGTGGGGCCTGACCGCCGGCAAGGCGCAGGAGCAGAAGGCCAAGGACGCGCTCAAGGCGTGTGGCAAGCCCGACGGGTTCGAGACCACCATCGCGGTCCGCAACAACCGCGCCCCCGAGGTCAAGACCGCCGAGTCCCTCCAGGCCTCGCTCGCCAAGGTCGGCATCAAGGCCACGATCGACCAGTACGACGGCAAGCTCTCCTCCTCCACGATCGGTTCGCCCGAGAACGTGAAGAAGAAGAACTACGGCATCATCGTGATGGGCTGGGGCGCCGACTACAACTCCGGCTCGGGCTTCCTCCAGCCCCTGGTCGACGGCTCGTTCATCCTGCCGAACGGCAACAACAACTACACGATGCTGGACGACCCCGAGGTCAACGGCCTGTTCGACAAGGCCGCGAACGCCGCCACCCCGGACGCCGCCGCTCCGTTCTACACGGACATCAACAAGAAGATCATGGAGAAGGCGCTCTACCTCCCGATCAACTTCGACAAGGCGCTCATCTACCACAACCCGCGCCTGACGAACGTCTACTTCAACGACTCGATGGGCCGCATCGACCTCGCTGTCCTGGGCGTCGCCAAGTAG
- a CDS encoding thioesterase family protein — MSHAAAQASIGDSEFDRDTTLSARADEPGVYDAELSAGWTIITAVNGGYLLALVGRALSAALPHPDPFTVSAHYLTSSVPGPAVIRTQVVRIGRTLSTGQASLFQYDESGAEVERIRVLASYGELSALPDSVHTTALPPVMPAYEDCLGAEAGPAPIPGSSAIVDRLRLRLDPATAGWAVGAPSGKGEMRAWFELADGRDADPLSLLLAVDALPPTAFDLGLIGWAPTVELTTHIRHRPAPGPLRVAITTRNLAGGFLEEDAEVWDSTDRLVAQSRQLARAPRPTP; from the coding sequence ATGTCACATGCAGCGGCCCAGGCATCCATCGGCGACAGCGAGTTCGACCGCGACACCACCCTCTCCGCCCGCGCGGACGAGCCCGGGGTGTACGACGCTGAACTCAGCGCCGGCTGGACGATCATCACCGCCGTCAACGGCGGATATCTGTTGGCACTGGTCGGTCGGGCCCTGTCGGCGGCCCTGCCGCACCCCGACCCCTTCACCGTCTCCGCCCACTACCTGACCTCCTCCGTGCCCGGCCCCGCCGTGATCCGCACGCAGGTCGTCCGGATCGGGCGCACCCTCTCGACCGGCCAGGCGTCCCTCTTCCAGTACGACGAGAGCGGCGCGGAGGTCGAGCGGATCCGTGTCCTCGCCTCGTACGGGGAACTGTCCGCCCTGCCCGACTCCGTGCACACCACCGCGCTGCCGCCGGTCATGCCCGCGTACGAGGACTGCCTCGGCGCGGAGGCCGGCCCCGCGCCGATCCCCGGCAGCTCCGCCATCGTGGACCGGCTCCGGCTGCGCCTGGACCCGGCGACGGCGGGCTGGGCGGTCGGGGCGCCGTCGGGCAAGGGCGAGATGCGGGCCTGGTTCGAGCTGGCCGACGGCCGTGACGCCGACCCGCTGTCACTGCTGCTGGCGGTGGACGCGCTGCCGCCCACCGCCTTCGACCTCGGCCTGATCGGCTGGGCCCCGACGGTCGAGCTCACCACCCACATCCGCCACCGCCCCGCGCCGGGCCCGCTGCGGGTGGCCATCACCACCCGCAACCTCGCCGGGGGCTTCCTGGAGGAGGACGCCGAGGTCTGGGACTCGACGGACCGACTCGTGGCCCAGTCCCGCCAACTGGCCCGCGCCCCCCGCCCGACGCCCTGA
- a CDS encoding ABC transporter permease translates to MLVYLIRRLFNVAATLLVVSVVTFGIFFAVPKLTGSDPALMYAGRETNETALAGIRVKMGFDKPISEQYWVFLKGIFVGRDYDGGTEVTHCAAPCFGYSFKSEAPVWETMLDRMPVTLSLAVGAALIWVLAGVATGVVSALKRRTAIDRTVMIGALAGVSLPIFFTGMVAPAVFVYGLGWLDVSNYKPLTEDPLAWLNSLILPWVTLAFLFAATYARITRATMLEVLGEDYIRTARAKGLKEGVVIRKHALRSTLTPIVTMFGLDLGGLLGGAVLTETTFNFQGLGTAAVAAIGQGDLPVIMGVTLLAALFVVMANLIVDLLYAVIDPRVRLT, encoded by the coding sequence GTGCTCGTCTACCTCATACGGCGGCTGTTCAACGTCGCCGCCACGCTGCTGGTGGTCTCCGTGGTCACCTTCGGCATCTTCTTCGCGGTCCCGAAGCTGACCGGCAGCGATCCCGCGCTCATGTACGCCGGTCGAGAGACCAACGAGACCGCCCTGGCGGGCATCCGCGTGAAGATGGGCTTCGACAAGCCCATCTCCGAGCAGTACTGGGTGTTCCTCAAGGGCATCTTCGTCGGCCGCGACTACGACGGCGGCACCGAGGTCACGCACTGCGCCGCTCCGTGCTTCGGCTACTCCTTCAAGAGCGAGGCCCCCGTCTGGGAGACCATGCTCGACCGCATGCCGGTCACCCTCTCGCTCGCCGTCGGCGCCGCCTTGATCTGGGTGCTCGCGGGTGTGGCCACCGGAGTGGTCTCGGCGCTGAAACGGCGTACGGCCATCGACCGGACCGTCATGATCGGAGCGCTCGCCGGCGTCTCCCTGCCGATCTTCTTCACCGGCATGGTGGCTCCCGCCGTCTTCGTCTACGGCCTCGGCTGGTTGGACGTGTCCAACTACAAACCTCTGACCGAGGATCCGCTGGCCTGGCTCAACAGCCTGATCCTGCCCTGGGTCACCCTCGCCTTCCTCTTCGCGGCGACCTACGCCCGCATCACCCGCGCGACCATGCTGGAAGTCCTCGGCGAGGACTACATCCGCACCGCCCGCGCCAAGGGACTCAAGGAGGGCGTGGTCATCCGCAAGCACGCCCTGCGTTCCACCCTCACCCCGATCGTCACGATGTTCGGCCTCGACCTCGGCGGACTCCTCGGCGGCGCGGTGCTCACCGAGACGACCTTCAACTTCCAGGGTCTGGGAACGGCGGCCGTCGCCGCCATCGGCCAGGGCGACCTCCCCGTGATCATGGGTGTCACCCTCCTCGCCGCGCTCTTCGTGGTGATGGCCAACCTGATCGTGGACCTGCTGTACGCCGTCATCGACCCGCGCGTGAGGCTGACGTGA
- a CDS encoding cysteine desulfurase family protein has protein sequence MAYLDHAATTPMLPEAAAAMTAQFAATGNASSLHAAGRRARRTVEEAREALAEALGARPSEVVFTAGGTEADNLAVKGLYWARRDQDPTRTRVLTSPVEHHAVLDAVHWLAEHEGARVEYLPVDHHGRVHPDAFREAIERNPSDVALATVMWANNEIGTVFPVRELADIAGEFGIPLHSDAVQAVGQLDVRFGDSGLAAMTVSGHKVGGPYGIGALLLGRDQTPVPVLHGGGQERHVRSGTLDVPAIAAFAVAAVLAAERRERFAVEIGALRDELVAAVLREVPDAVLGGDPVDRLPANAHFSFPGCEGDSLLLLLDAQGIECSTGSACTAGVAQPSHVLLATGTDPLLARGTLRFSLGHTSTKEDVAAVAAAIGPAVARARTAGLS, from the coding sequence ATGGCCTACCTCGACCACGCCGCAACCACCCCGATGCTGCCGGAGGCCGCTGCGGCGATGACCGCGCAGTTCGCCGCCACGGGTAACGCGTCCTCCCTCCACGCCGCCGGCCGCCGCGCCCGCCGCACCGTCGAGGAGGCCCGCGAGGCCCTCGCCGAAGCCCTCGGCGCACGCCCGAGCGAGGTGGTCTTCACCGCCGGCGGCACGGAGGCCGACAACCTCGCCGTCAAGGGCCTCTACTGGGCACGCCGCGACCAGGACCCGACCCGCACCCGCGTGCTCACCAGCCCCGTCGAGCACCACGCCGTCCTCGACGCCGTCCACTGGCTCGCCGAGCACGAGGGGGCCCGGGTCGAGTACCTCCCGGTGGACCACCACGGGCGCGTGCACCCCGACGCCTTCCGGGAGGCGATCGAGCGGAACCCCTCCGACGTCGCCCTGGCCACCGTGATGTGGGCCAACAACGAGATCGGCACGGTCTTCCCCGTACGGGAACTCGCCGACATCGCCGGGGAGTTCGGGATCCCGCTGCACTCCGACGCCGTCCAGGCCGTCGGCCAGCTCGACGTCCGCTTCGGCGACAGCGGCCTCGCCGCCATGACCGTCAGCGGCCACAAGGTGGGCGGCCCGTACGGCATCGGCGCCCTGCTGCTCGGCCGGGACCAGACCCCCGTCCCCGTCCTGCACGGAGGCGGCCAGGAGCGGCACGTCCGGTCCGGGACCCTCGACGTGCCGGCCATCGCGGCCTTCGCGGTGGCGGCCGTCCTCGCCGCCGAGCGGCGCGAGCGATTCGCCGTCGAGATCGGCGCCCTGCGCGACGAGCTGGTCGCCGCCGTCCTGCGGGAGGTGCCCGACGCCGTGCTCGGCGGGGACCCCGTGGACCGGCTGCCCGCCAACGCCCACTTCAGCTTCCCCGGCTGCGAGGGCGACTCCCTGCTGCTCCTCCTCGACGCCCAGGGCATCGAGTGCTCCACCGGCTCCGCCTGCACCGCGGGCGTGGCCCAACCCAGCCACGTACTGCTCGCCACCGGCACCGATCCGCTGCTGGCCCGGGGCACCCTGCGGTTCTCCCTCGGCCACACCTCCACCAAGGAGGACGTCGCCGCGGTGGCCGCCGCCATCGGCCCCGCCGTCGCCCGCGCCCGCACGGCCGGACTCAGCTGA
- a CDS encoding ABC transporter ATP-binding protein codes for MTENPAVSTGTSGEPAFVPEQAKGETRAGDSFLSVRDLKVHFPTDDGLVKSVDGLSFDLERGKTLGIVGESGSGKSVTSLAIMGLHRTGNARSRPHISGQVVLDGEDLVQADADHVRKLRGHKMAMVFQDPLSAMHPYYSVGKQIVEAYRTHHGVDKKTARKRAVEMLDRVGIPEPHRRVDAYPHEFSGGMRQRAMIAMALVNNPELLIADEPTTALDVTVQAQILDLIRDLQKEFGSAVIMITHDLGVVAEMADDILVMYGGRCVERGTAEKVFYGPRHPYTWGLLGSMPRIDRDQTERLIPVKGSPPSLINIPSGCAFNPRCPYADVPKGGITRTQRPELTEDDSRHWSACHMSQEERTRIWTEEIAPKL; via the coding sequence GTGACCGAGAACCCCGCCGTTTCCACCGGCACCTCCGGCGAGCCCGCGTTCGTCCCCGAGCAGGCCAAGGGGGAGACCCGCGCCGGCGACTCCTTCCTCTCCGTACGCGACCTCAAGGTCCACTTCCCGACCGACGACGGCCTCGTCAAGTCCGTCGACGGGCTCTCCTTCGACCTGGAGCGCGGCAAGACGCTCGGGATCGTCGGCGAGTCCGGCTCGGGCAAGTCGGTGACCTCGCTGGCCATCATGGGCCTGCACCGCACCGGCAACGCCCGCAGCCGCCCGCACATCTCCGGGCAGGTCGTGCTCGACGGCGAGGACCTGGTCCAGGCCGACGCCGACCACGTGCGCAAGCTCCGCGGGCACAAGATGGCGATGGTCTTCCAGGACCCGCTGTCCGCGATGCACCCGTACTACTCGGTCGGCAAGCAGATCGTCGAGGCCTACCGGACCCACCACGGCGTCGACAAGAAGACGGCCCGCAAGCGGGCCGTCGAGATGCTCGACCGGGTCGGCATCCCGGAGCCCCACCGGCGCGTGGACGCCTACCCCCACGAGTTCTCCGGTGGCATGCGCCAGCGCGCGATGATCGCCATGGCGCTCGTCAACAACCCCGAACTGCTCATCGCGGACGAGCCCACCACCGCCCTGGACGTCACCGTCCAGGCGCAGATCCTGGACCTCATCCGCGACCTGCAGAAGGAGTTCGGCTCCGCGGTCATCATGATCACGCACGACCTCGGCGTGGTCGCCGAGATGGCCGACGACATCCTCGTGATGTACGGAGGTCGGTGCGTCGAGCGCGGCACCGCGGAGAAGGTCTTCTACGGCCCCCGGCATCCCTACACCTGGGGGCTGCTCGGCTCGATGCCGCGCATAGACCGCGACCAGACCGAGCGGCTGATCCCGGTGAAGGGCTCGCCGCCCAGCCTCATCAACATCCCGAGCGGCTGCGCGTTCAACCCCCGGTGCCCCTACGCCGACGTACCCAAGGGCGGCATCACCCGCACCCAGCGCCCCGAGCTGACCGAGGACGACAGCCGGCACTGGTCAGCCTGCCACATGTCGCAGGAGGAGCGGACCCGGATCTGGACCGAAGAGATTGCGCCGAAGCTGTGA
- a CDS encoding ABC transporter ATP-binding protein — translation MNKTGAAEVSSAQAAADTAEEPLLKVTGLVKHFPINKGLLRRQAGAVKAVDGIDFDVRRGETLGIVGESGCGKSTMGRLITRLLEPTGGKVEFEGRDITHLSVAGMRPLRRDVQMIFQDPYGSLNPRHTVGTIVGAPFKLQKVTPEGGVKAEVQRLLSLVGLNPEHYNRYPHEFSGGQRQRIGIARALALKPKLVVADEPVSALDVSIQAQVVNLLDDLQEELGLTYVIIAHDLSVIRHVSDRIAVMYLGKIVELADRKSLYEAPMHPYTTALMSAVPVPDPRRRGAKSGRILLKGDVPSPISPPSGCRFHTRCWKATELCTTQEPPLVALKTGHQVACHHPENAPDQAPGDKALPGAAEVVDTPTV, via the coding sequence ATGAACAAGACGGGCGCGGCGGAGGTCTCCTCCGCGCAGGCCGCGGCGGACACCGCCGAGGAGCCGCTGCTGAAGGTGACCGGGCTGGTCAAGCACTTCCCCATCAACAAGGGGCTGTTGCGCCGCCAGGCCGGCGCCGTCAAGGCCGTGGACGGCATCGACTTCGACGTCCGGCGGGGTGAGACCCTCGGCATCGTCGGCGAGTCCGGCTGCGGCAAGTCCACCATGGGCCGGCTGATCACCCGACTGCTCGAACCGACCGGCGGGAAGGTCGAGTTCGAGGGCCGGGACATCACGCACCTGAGCGTCGCGGGCATGCGGCCGTTGCGCCGTGACGTGCAGATGATCTTCCAGGACCCCTACGGCTCGCTGAACCCCCGCCACACGGTGGGCACCATCGTCGGGGCGCCCTTCAAGCTCCAGAAGGTCACCCCCGAGGGCGGCGTGAAGGCCGAGGTCCAGCGGCTGCTCTCGCTGGTGGGCCTCAACCCCGAGCACTACAACCGCTACCCGCACGAGTTCTCCGGCGGCCAGCGGCAGCGCATCGGCATCGCGCGGGCCCTGGCCCTCAAGCCGAAGCTCGTCGTCGCCGACGAGCCGGTGTCGGCGCTGGATGTCTCGATCCAGGCCCAGGTGGTGAACCTGCTGGACGACCTCCAGGAGGAACTCGGCCTGACGTACGTGATCATCGCGCACGACCTGTCGGTCATCCGACACGTCTCGGACCGCATCGCGGTGATGTACCTCGGCAAGATCGTGGAGCTGGCCGACCGCAAGTCGCTGTACGAGGCGCCGATGCACCCCTACACGACCGCGCTCATGTCGGCGGTGCCGGTGCCGGATCCGAGGCGGCGCGGCGCGAAGAGCGGGCGCATCCTGCTCAAGGGCGACGTCCCGTCGCCGATCTCGCCGCCCAGCGGCTGCCGGTTCCACACCCGGTGCTGGAAGGCGACCGAGCTGTGCACCACGCAGGAGCCGCCGCTGGTGGCCCTGAAGACGGGGCACCAGGTCGCCTGCCACCACCCGGAGAACGCGCCGGACCAGGCGCCGGGCGACAAGGCCCTGCCGGGCGCCGCCGAAGTGGTGGACACGCCGACGGTGTAG